A region of the Candidatus Methylomirabilis oxygeniifera genome:
CCGTTTTCCACAGTCAACCTTTCTTATGAACCTGTCAATTATCGGGGGCAACGGCCCCCTTTATAAGGCGGGACAGCCATTTACGCCTTATCCACACCTGTGGATAAATCTGTGGATAAGAGAAACCGCATCTGATACGGATTTCCAGGGAATCGTGAAGAGATTATTCAATGTATTCAACATGTTAGACAAGGAGGCTTCCTGTGGATAACAATGGTCA
Encoded here:
- a CDS encoding exported protein of unknown function (Evidence 5 : No homology to any previously reported sequences), with product MRMRRRFPQSTFLMNLSIIGGNGPLYKAGQPFTPYPHLWINLWIRETASDTDFQGIVKRLFNVFNMLDKEASCG